GGCGTTGGAGGCGCTGGTGACCGCCACCAGGGCCGAGGAAGGCAACGTCAGCTACGGCTTTTATGTCGACCCGCTTGAAGCGGGCACCTACCGAATCTTTGAGGAGTGGGCCGACCAGGCTGCGCTCGATGCGCACATGGGCGCCGACCACATGGCGGCGTTCATGGGCCAGATGGGCGATTTCGGCGTCACCGGCATCGAGTTGCACAGCTACCAGGCATCGAACAAGACCAAGTTCATGTAGCGACCGGCGGCTCGCTCAGGACAGGACGTAGTCCTTGACCACCCAGGTGACGATCTCGTTCCACACCGTTTGGATCTGTGAGAAGTAGTCGGTGTTGGAGGCCCACACCCCGGCCAGGTCCTTCCAGGTGGGACAACACCCGCGGACGCCCAACTTCTCCGGATCCCACCGCACCTTCGGGTTGGCGAACTGCGCTGCGGTAAGGCCCGGATTGGCGTAGATCTTCAGCAGCTGCATCTGCGCACGCACGCCGGTGCGGGCATCCGGGAAACCAAACCCGTTGGTACACGAGTCGCAGGCGCCGATCCCAGCGAAGTTGTTGTCGGTGCCCTTGACCTGGCCGTAGCTGGGATAGCCGAACGAACCGGTCTCCAGGATGGACTGGGCAAAGGCGATATCGGCCCGAATGCCTTCGCTACGGCCCTCCTCCACGTACAGGTTGGTCAGCTCCTGGATCGACACGGTGGTGTTCGCCTTGCGTCCGTCGGCGGTGAACCAACGGGACAGGTCCTCGCCGGTCAGCAGCGGCTCGCCGTTGATGGCCGTGGTCTGGTCCAGCGACAACCCGGTGAACTGCTTGGCAATGGTATTGGCCCGCTCCAGATCCTTACGCACCTGCAGCCGCTGCTCGGCAGCGCTCTGGCGCCGGGTCAGCTCGGCCTGCTCGGCCGAAGAACGCTCGTCGGTCACCGCCTCGGCCTTACCCAGATGGCCCGATTCGATCTCCAACTGCCGCTGTTCCTCATCCACCTTGGCCGAGCGGGCTTTGGCCAGGTCCGCCACCGTGGTCTCGGCCTCGGCAACTTCGGCCTCGGCCTCCCTGGTTCGCGTCACGTGTGCCCTGCCTGAGCTGCGCAGGAACTCGCGCCGACGGGATGCTGCGAGGGAGTCGGCCTCTTCGAGCGTCGGCAGGCCGGGCGGCGCACTGTTGGCCACGTAGGCGGCAACGGAGAAGGTGCGGAGCTTGCCGACCGTCGTCATCCAACCCTCGCTGGCTCCCACCCGCACCTCATCGGCGTTCTTCAACGACTTGGCCAGCTTGTCGCCCTCGACGCGGGCTTCGTCCGCCTGGGAGCGGGCCTTCTTGGCCAGGCCCTCCTCTTGGACCCGCTCGGCCTCCAAGTCCTGATCACGTTTGGCGGCGGCCTCCCGGGCCTGCACGTCGGCCTCCTCGGCAGCGGTGAGCTGGTCCGCCAGGCCGGCAACCTCACGGTTGGCTTTGTCGACCGCCTGTTGCAGCAGCGCCGGCTGGTCAGAGGACGACGCCACCGTGACCGCTGCGGCCCCATCGCCGGTGGCCGTGGCCGCAGCGGTGGTGGGCGTCGTCGCAGCGGCGCCGATGTCGGTCGGTTGGGGGGCGGTCGCCGCGGGGTCGGTTGCGGTGGCCACGGTGGTTGTGGCGGCCGGTGGTTCGGTCACCGCAGGCGTGATGGTGGTGTCCGTGGCCCCGGGGTCCTGACGCGGCGAAGCACCCGCAGGCTGGACGGCCGCACCCACCGACAACAACACCACGACGGTGACGGCCAAGCGCGTTCGACGGCGACGTGAACGAGCGCGCATCATCGAACGTCGGTGGCCCGGCGGGAACGCGGCACCGGGCGGGCGGATGGAGCGAAGGATGCGGTATCGAGGTTGGCAGATTGGGCCAGGCACGATCCGGTCCCACGCGGGGGTTGACTGGCGATCAACCCATGATAGAGGCACAACCGGCAGAGCGGTCGTCGGATCATCGTGACCTAGCATGCCTACTCCGGGTGGGCGCGCCAGTTGCGGCGCTTCGCCACCCAGGGCGAGCATCCGCAGCGGGGAGGTGTCGTGACAGCCACCGCAGCATCCGACGCGACACCACCCGACATGGACGCGGGCGATGACGGCCCCACACGGCGCCACCGTCG
Above is a genomic segment from Candidatus Microthrix parvicella Bio17-1 containing:
- a CDS encoding glucosaminidase domain-containing protein, with product MAVTVVVLLSVGAAVQPAGASPRQDPGATDTTITPAVTEPPAATTTVATATDPAATAPQPTDIGAAATTPTTAAATATGDGAAAVTVASSSDQPALLQQAVDKANREVAGLADQLTAAEEADVQAREAAAKRDQDLEAERVQEEGLAKKARSQADEARVEGDKLAKSLKNADEVRVGASEGWMTTVGKLRTFSVAAYVANSAPPGLPTLEEADSLAASRRREFLRSSGRAHVTRTREAEAEVAEAETTVADLAKARSAKVDEEQRQLEIESGHLGKAEAVTDERSSAEQAELTRRQSAAEQRLQVRKDLERANTIAKQFTGLSLDQTTAINGEPLLTGEDLSRWFTADGRKANTTVSIQELTNLYVEEGRSEGIRADIAFAQSILETGSFGYPSYGQVKGTDNNFAGIGACDSCTNGFGFPDARTGVRAQMQLLKIYANPGLTAAQFANPKVRWDPEKLGVRGCCPTWKDLAGVWASNTDYFSQIQTVWNEIVTWVVKDYVLS
- a CDS encoding putative quinol monooxygenase, which gives rise to MIIISGTVSLDASKADAFHVALEALVTATRAEEGNVSYGFYVDPLEAGTYRIFEEWADQAALDAHMGADHMAAFMGQMGDFGVTGIELHSYQASNKTKFM